The genomic stretch GTAGCCTGCAAGCTCCCAGAGCCCAGAGCTTTATCCTTCCTCCCCTGTTTGGTCCCCTCCGCAAGATAATTTCATACGGTGAATTAGTTTACATATTCTACCCCCAGCacggagagaagagagaagccaATATGTCTTTCTTCGATCAGCTCGGCCAAGGCTTGGCTATTGTCCAGCGAGAGGCCGCCAGACACATCACCCCCGAAAACATCAAccgagcagctgaagaaCTTCGGAGGCACGCTGATCATGCTGTGCAGCAGATACAACAGGTTTTTGTTCCCTTATTTTATAGCTGCCTGATATCCAACTGATGAAGACAATAGCATGTCACTCCGGAAAACATCAACCGAGCGACCGAAGAGATTCGAAAGCACGCTGGTAATGCTGCGCAGCAAATTCACCAGGCATGTGCTCTTTTTATCACATCTATTCAATATCAAGCTAACAAAAATAACTCAGCACTTCACTCCGGAAAACATTAACCgagcaggagaagaaatgCAGAAAGCTTTAGGCAATGCGGCGCGAGTTGTAGGCGAGGCGGCTGAGAAGGCTCGACCTCATGTTGAAGGAATCATTACCAATGCCAAAGATAAGGCTAGCCACGTCGAAGAATGGGTCAAGGATGAGAAAAATATTGAAGCCGTAAAAAATGGTGcgcaagctgcagctcaggAAGTAGGTGACAGATTCACTTTATGGTCTATGGTTATGAAGCGACCTACTAATATCGATGTAGACTGCCAATTTTGCCAAGGAGAATCCCGGAGTTGTCGCTGGAATACTCATGATGGTTGCTCCTAGGATCATCACCGCCCCGGTCATGGGCGTAGCCAGAGTGCTGGGCTTTACTCCGAGAGGCATTGCCGCCAGTAAGAGCATCTTTTACAGCTTGGTCCAGTCCTTTTTACCATCGCACTTTGTATATACTGACAATGATTTTCAAATTACAGAGTCGGTTGCGTCAGGAGCCCAATCAGCTGCCGGCAACGTCGCTGCCAGGGGCGCTTTTGCCACTGTGCAGAGCGCTGCAGCTGGAGGATACGGTACGGGTGTGCTTGCCAGTATAGTTCGAGTCACAGGAGGAGCTGTAGCTGGCGCGGGCTTAGGAATTAGCTTGGGGGTGGCCATCGACATCCTCCGCCATGTCGTGTAGAGCAAAGAAGGCTGCTCAAGATGCCAGTCCCAACCTTCTGGCTTGAGAAGttgatacatgtattcgAAGTAAATCCGTGCCCAAAGTACAGCCAGAAACCAGGTCACGGCCCGTGCCGTTTTGGGCAAAGGACCACATGCAGTCTGTACCTTTAAAAATGGAACTTCATGCTGCTAATTTGGAGACTCTGCGGAGAACCGGGGACGCTCCGCCACCGTGATTAGCGTTTAGTTCGTGTGCCCTGCCAACAGTCGTGAGGGCGCGAGTGAGCGCAAGCGCTGACTGACTAAGGCGAGATGGTTGTTCCTATTCTGGACAAATGGAATCTCCGTCGCAATTCTAGCGAGAACAAATCGTGAGCAGTTTCCACTGCCTCCCTTGCGCGTGCCGATCCAACTGTCTGGAAATCTTCAACAGAGGCCTGGTCGTAGCTGGATGCGAATGCGACGATGGAGAAACCCGCAGATACAAGAGACACAGCCGAcacaacagctgctgctgccgtcgccaAGCATTCAAAGGACGAAGCGTCGCCGTCACCAACCTCGACGCCGGCAAAGAAGCCTCGCATCGGGTCCTCTCCTCGCGCCGGGTCTTCCCCTGCTGAGGTAGCAGCTTCGCCGGGCTCGGCGCCGTTTATCGCAGATTTGAATCCCGATGCAACCATCGAAGCCGACGATGCGGCCAGCGATGCCGGCTACGAGAGCGATTCAGCGTCGCGAGCCTCGACATCAATCTGCAGCACTGTGCGCGACTACGAATTCGAGAATAACAGGCGCTATCACCGGTTTCAAGAGGGGCGATACCAGTTCCCCAACGACGAGCCGGAGCAGGAGAGGGAGGACATGAAGCACGCAATGATTGTGCATCTTTGCCAGGGGAAGCTTCACTATGCGCCGCTGGACCACCCGCAGAAGATTCTGGATGTTGGGACGGGAACGGGCATCTGGGCTATTGACAGTAAGTAAGAAACTCTCATTGATTTTACGGCACTCTTTGCGCAAACTGctgtttgttctttttctcgctTCAGAGCCTGGCAAGAGAGAGCATGATATGACCAGTCATAAGTAACCATGCGATTGCTTCTAGTGGGAGACGAATACCCGGAAGCAGATATTCAAGGCATTGACCTGAGTCCAATCCAGCCGCAATGGGTGCCGCCGAATGTTTCCTTCATGGTTGATGATGCCGAGGCAGAGTGGTTGATACCGCCACAGTCTCTAGACTATATTCACATACGGCATATGACCTCTTCAATACGGGACTGGCCTACATTATTATCGCGGGCATATCGGTAAGCCGTTCTTGGAATTTGCCTCATCAAAAATCCCATATTGGTAACATGACACTAACGTTTTCTGCCAATAGAGCCTTGAAGCCTGGCGGATGGATCGAGCTGCAAGAACTGAAATTCCAAGTCAAGTGCGACGACGGAACGTTGCGCGAAGGCAACATGATTCAAAATTTCTACGAAACAATGGAAAGCGCGCTCGTCCATTTCAACGTCGATCTGCTAGCTATGCGACACAACAAGAAGAACGTCACCGAGGCGGGTTTTATCGACGTCACCGAGATACCCTTCAAGATCCCGATCGGCACATGGCCGAAAGACCCCCCGGCTGAAGATGGTTGGGCTCTACAACAGGAGCATGATTCATGATGCGCTGTATGGAGTTGCCGCGAGACCCTTTACGCGGGGGCTCAAGTGGACactggacgagctggaaatCTATCTAGTGGATGTCCGCAAGGAACTAACAGACGGCAGTCAGCATGGCTACATGCCATTTAATATTGTTATAGGGCAGAAACCAAGTTGAAGACGAAGGCATTTTTTCCTTCACGATACTCAAGACAAGAATAGAGACACAACTCAAGCAGCATACGCTTACGTACATACAAAATTAGAAGTTAATAGTATAATAGACCGCGCTCTTTTATTTAGTGCAATCAGAAGTTCCCCGCGTCTGCGGAGCTGAGAATTTCGATTACACTACTATAGGCGACAGAGCGCCTAGATCGATCCATCCGTCCACTTGTGGCCTCAGCCCATGTTCTCTTTTACAGCACCCTGTTGCAGAATAAGAGGGAGGGGTGGAGACATCCAGACGCGATGCAATGGAATCGGAGGCGGATTTAATCCCTCGACTCAATCGAGATGGTCCAGCTCTCATCCTATCAGCCAGCCTCACTTTGACGCACAGTTCCGATTTGAACAATGGCATCTCAATCCGTCCAGCGGATGACGCTTCTCTCGCAGGAGATTGCCGCCAAGACGAAGGTTATCACCGACCACCTTACTGCAAAGGGTCTGGATGCCGCATCGTTTGATAAGCATGGGCTTGCCGAGTTTCCCATTTCTcaggatgacgaggagccGTACAAGGCTCGGTTGGAGCTTATATCCCTGACTAAGGAGCTTCATGATATTGCTTTAGGTCCTAAGGAAGGGTTGAGATACTTGGCGTGGGATGTGAGTATACAAGTGATTCATTGGCtacgcagcagcaacttgACTTTTTCCCAAATTCAACAGTCGAGCTAACATCAACGGGCATAGTGTGTAAACACCCTCTCTCTCCAATCAATATGGGAATTCAAAATCGCCGACGCCGTCCCCCTCATCGGCAAAGTCTCCTACGAATACCTCACgctcaaagtcaaagagcTAAACAACGGTCTTCAACTCTCAGTCCTTGATCTCCGCCGCCTCGTCCGCCACGCCATCACCAACCGCATCTTCGTAGAGCCCGAAAAGGGCTTCGTGGCGCATTCCCGCACTTCGCGGCTTATTCGTGAAGATGCGCCCCTGCGGAGCTGGGTTGGCTTCATGTGCAACGACTTGTGGCTGCCGGTGGCTCATGT from Trichoderma atroviride chromosome 3, complete sequence encodes the following:
- a CDS encoding uncharacterized protein (EggNog:ENOG41); the encoded protein is MEKPADTRDTADTTAAAAVAKHSKDEASPSPTSTPAKKPRIGSSPRAGSSPAEVAASPGSAPFIADLNPDATIEADDAASDAGYESDSASRASTSICSTVRDYEFENNRRYHRFQEGRYQFPNDEPEQEREDMKHAMIVHLCQGKLHYAPLDHPQKILDVGTGTGIWAIDMGDEYPEADIQGIDLSPIQPQWVPPNVSFMVDDAEAEWLIPPQSLDYIHIRHMTSSIRDWPTLLSRAYRALKPGGWIELQELKFQVKCDDGTLREGNMIQNFYETMESALVHFNVDLLAMRHNKKNVTEAGFIDVTEIPFKIPIGTWPKDPPAEDGWALQQEHDS